In Sorghum bicolor cultivar BTx623 chromosome 8, Sorghum_bicolor_NCBIv3, whole genome shotgun sequence, one genomic interval encodes:
- the LOC110429723 gene encoding uncharacterized protein LOC110429723, producing MLDVCLPRHSRGEAMSRRPHLAAAAALSSHASHPLAIARASPAVRSPSLHATVRSNNSAACSFPQPGVGKEGREHPPVLSRRERSGSGGSSSVRACEETSEAASESQQAKQKSTKCSTSTPSSLSPGITPTQSFALLQLQQEGTFTP from the exons ATGCTCGACGTCTGCCTGCCGCGACACTCGCGAGGAGAAGCAATGTCCCGCCGCCCCCACCTAGCTGCAGCGGCAGCACTCAGCTCACATGCCTCGCACCCCCTTGCCATTGCCCGCGCGTCGCCGGCCGTCAGATCTCCGAGTTTACACGCTACAGTGAGGTCCAACAACAGCGCCGCGTGTTCCTTCCCGCAGCCTGGTGTGGGGAAAGAGGGCCGCGAACATCCCCCCGTGCTATCTAGACGCGAGCGCAGCGGCAGTGGCGGAAGCTCCTCAGTGCGAGCCTGCGAGGAGACGAGTGAGGCCGCTTCCGAGTCACAACAAGCGAAACAAAAGAGCACGAAGTGCTCCACCAGTACCCCATCGTCACTTTCACCGGGGATCACGCCCACACAGAGCTTTGCTCTCCTTCAACTTCAACAAG AAGGGACTTTCACTCCTTGA